In Desulfovibrio sp. ZJ209, one genomic interval encodes:
- the cobT gene encoding nicotinate-nucleotide--dimethylbenzimidazole phosphoribosyltransferase encodes MNDTLSQGGGTAADAFSRLFPGERIRPVAPADLEAARAWLDSLTKPMGSLGRLETLAARLWAMARGRRPLDVGPALMLTVAGDHGIAAQGVSPFPQTVTRQMVANFLAGGAAINVLCAANGLSLRVVDAGCAGGPFPAHPLLLDRRQGDGTADLSAGPAMSLAACEAALRAGFALAKDAHAEGFRTLGLGEMGIANSTAATALYCALLGLSPEAVAGPGAGAEPPMVARKARLVAQALSVNADAVAQGPVETLAALGGFEIAVMCGAMLGAAAQGMAVLVDGFISTSACAAALAMAPDFAGYAILTHVSAEPGYAGAIRRMAGRAAPHAGTLDWGEPLLALGLRLGEGTGAALAWPLVKSASAICNDMATMASAGVSAREEDRLA; translated from the coding sequence ATGAATGACACTCTCTCCCAAGGCGGCGGCACGGCTGCGGATGCGTTCTCCCGGCTCTTCCCCGGCGAACGCATCCGGCCCGTGGCCCCCGCGGATCTCGAGGCCGCGCGCGCGTGGCTGGACAGCCTCACCAAGCCCATGGGCAGCCTCGGGCGCCTCGAAACACTGGCGGCCCGGCTCTGGGCCATGGCGCGGGGGCGCCGCCCGCTTGACGTAGGGCCGGCCCTCATGCTCACCGTGGCCGGCGACCACGGCATCGCCGCCCAGGGCGTCTCGCCCTTTCCCCAGACCGTGACCCGCCAGATGGTCGCCAATTTCCTCGCCGGGGGCGCGGCCATCAACGTGCTCTGCGCCGCCAACGGCCTTTCCCTGCGCGTGGTGGACGCGGGCTGCGCGGGCGGCCCCTTCCCGGCGCATCCCCTGTTGCTTGACCGGCGCCAGGGCGACGGCACCGCCGATCTGAGCGCGGGGCCGGCCATGAGCCTCGCGGCCTGCGAAGCGGCCTTGCGCGCGGGCTTCGCCCTTGCGAAAGACGCCCATGCCGAGGGCTTCCGCACGCTGGGCCTGGGCGAGATGGGCATCGCCAATTCCACGGCCGCCACGGCGCTTTATTGCGCGCTGCTCGGCCTCTCGCCCGAAGCCGTGGCCGGCCCCGGCGCGGGCGCCGAACCGCCCATGGTGGCGCGCAAGGCGCGTCTCGTGGCGCAGGCGCTCAGCGTCAATGCCGATGCCGTGGCGCAGGGCCCCGTGGAGACCTTGGCCGCGCTCGGCGGCTTCGAGATCGCCGTCATGTGCGGCGCCATGCTCGGCGCCGCGGCGCAGGGCATGGCCGTGCTCGTGGACGGCTTCATCAGCACCTCTGCCTGCGCGGCGGCGCTCGCCATGGCGCCGGACTTCGCGGGCTATGCCATCCTGACCCATGTTTCGGCGGAGCCCGGCTATGCGGGCGCCATCCGCCGCATGGCGGGACGGGCCGCCCCCCATGCGGGCACCCTGGACTGGGGGGAGCCACTGCTTGCGCTCGGCCTGCGCCTCGGCGAAGGCACGGGGGCGGCGCTGGCCTGGCCGCTGGTGAAGAGCGCGTCCGCCATCTGCAACGACATGGCGACCATGGCTTCGGCCGGGGTCAGCGCCCGGGAAGAGGACAGGCTCGCGTGA
- a CDS encoding ABC transporter ATP-binding protein: MSAPGLRSGADTPLLEVRDVARSFAVRRGLFGETRSLRAVDGVSFTLAGGESLGLVGESGCGKSTLGRLTCGLLRPDAGEVLLEGRPLPQAGAGSWSAGRLQMVFQDPASSLNPRLKVRASVAEPLAAAGVPRPERRARAEEALAAVGLAGAGERYPHAFSGGQRQRIALARALVTRPDIIVCDEPVSALDASVQAQILNLLRDAQERFRPAYLFISHDLAVVGFMCRRILVMYLGQIVEEASAERLFAGPAHPYSQALLAAMPAGERDWARGRGLDDLPPPLRGEPPSPLSPPAGCRFHPRCPRAEAICRATPPPWKELAPDWRARCHFA; the protein is encoded by the coding sequence GTGAGCGCGCCCGGGCTCCGATCGGGCGCCGACACGCCCCTTCTGGAGGTGCGGGACGTGGCCCGCTCCTTTGCCGTGCGCCGGGGCCTTTTTGGCGAAACGCGCAGCCTGCGCGCCGTGGACGGCGTGAGCTTCACGCTCGCGGGCGGCGAGAGCCTCGGCCTCGTGGGGGAATCCGGCTGCGGCAAGTCCACCCTCGGGCGGCTCACCTGCGGGCTGCTCAGGCCCGATGCGGGCGAGGTCCTGCTGGAGGGCCGTCCCCTGCCTCAGGCCGGCGCCGGGAGCTGGAGCGCCGGGCGTCTCCAGATGGTCTTTCAGGACCCGGCCTCGTCCCTCAACCCGCGCCTTAAGGTGCGCGCCTCGGTGGCCGAGCCCCTGGCCGCGGCCGGCGTGCCCCGGCCTGAACGCCGCGCCCGCGCCGAGGAGGCCCTGGCGGCCGTGGGCCTCGCCGGCGCCGGGGAGCGCTATCCGCACGCCTTTTCGGGCGGCCAGCGCCAGCGCATCGCGCTTGCGCGCGCCCTCGTCACCCGGCCGGACATCATCGTGTGCGACGAGCCGGTCTCAGCGCTCGACGCCTCGGTGCAGGCGCAGATCCTCAACCTGCTGCGCGACGCGCAGGAGCGCTTCCGCCCGGCCTATCTCTTCATTTCCCACGACCTCGCGGTGGTGGGCTTCATGTGCCGGCGCATCCTTGTGATGTATCTGGGGCAGATCGTGGAGGAGGCCAGCGCCGAACGCCTCTTCGCCGGGCCCGCGCATCCCTACAGCCAGGCCTTGCTCGCGGCCATGCCCGCCGGCGAGCGGGACTGGGCGCGCGGCCGGGGCCTCGACGACCTGCCCCCGCCCCTGCGCGGCGAGCCGCCGAGCCCGCTTTCGCCGCCCGCGGGGTGCCGCTTTCATCCGCGCTGTCCGCGCGCGGAGGCCATCTGCCGCGCAACGCCGCCGCCGTGGAAAGAGCTCGCGCCGGACTGGCGCGCGCGCTGCCATTTTGCCTGA
- the rnhA gene encoding ribonuclease HI, with protein MKHVIIHTDGSCLGNPGPGGWAAVLTHPDTGARRELSGGFRRTTNNRMEIMAVLAALEALKEPCAVDLSTDSQYVRNAVEKGWLDSWQKKNWVKADKKPVLNVDLWQRLVPLLERHEVRLHWLRGHAGHAENERCDELARACAGRPDLPADAGFVAEGARK; from the coding sequence ATGAAGCATGTCATCATCCATACGGACGGCTCCTGCCTCGGCAATCCCGGGCCCGGGGGCTGGGCCGCGGTGCTCACGCATCCCGACACCGGGGCGCGGCGGGAGCTCTCGGGCGGCTTCAGGCGCACCACCAACAACCGCATGGAGATTATGGCCGTCCTCGCCGCGCTCGAGGCGTTGAAAGAGCCCTGCGCCGTGGACCTCTCTACGGATTCGCAATACGTGCGCAATGCGGTGGAGAAGGGCTGGCTCGACTCCTGGCAAAAGAAAAACTGGGTCAAGGCGGACAAGAAGCCCGTGCTCAATGTCGACCTCTGGCAGCGGCTGGTGCCCCTTTTGGAGCGGCATGAGGTGCGGCTGCACTGGCTGCGCGGCCATGCCGGCCATGCGGAAAACGAGCGTTGCGACGAGCTGGCCCGGGCCTGCGCCGGGCGCCCGGACTTGCCGGCCGATGCGGGCTTTGTGGCCGAGGGCGCCCGCAAGTGA
- the dnaB gene encoding replicative DNA helicase, with product MRRVPPHSAEAEQAVLGGLLMRPQLMHSIADILVPADFYLPAHTVIFRAFLELYSKTAPIDLVSTAEQLKAMNALEEAGGAVYLADLAQAVVSGANAEYYAGIVRDKALQRGLIDVCSGIIGNCYDASREVDALLDESEQAVFAVSRRTARRDFSPTRELLDKVFENLSKLADARDVVTGVTTGYRRLDTLTAGLQPSDLIIVAARPSMGKTAFALCMALHAAVEQEVPVGIFSLEMSKEQLMQRMLAVWGKVDLSKLRRPSQLTDDDWQRLYTAADVVSRAPVYIDDTPALSTLELRARARRLKAEKGLGLVVVDYLQLMRTSRRTDSRELEISDISRSLKGLAKELDIPVVALSQLNRKVEERGDKRPMLSDLRESGAIEQDADVIMFVYREDVYKYQKPSERPPQGVAEIIIGKQRNGPVGAVELMYLSPYTSFETMAPDWAPGPSESRA from the coding sequence GTGCGCCGCGTGCCGCCGCACAGTGCCGAGGCCGAGCAGGCCGTGCTCGGCGGCCTGCTCATGCGGCCGCAGCTCATGCACTCCATCGCGGATATCCTCGTGCCCGCGGATTTCTACCTCCCCGCGCACACGGTCATCTTCCGCGCCTTTCTCGAGCTCTATTCCAAGACCGCGCCCATCGACCTCGTTTCCACGGCCGAGCAGCTCAAGGCCATGAACGCTCTGGAGGAAGCCGGCGGGGCCGTCTACCTCGCGGACCTCGCGCAGGCCGTGGTCTCGGGCGCCAATGCCGAATATTACGCGGGCATCGTGCGCGACAAGGCGCTCCAGCGCGGGCTCATCGACGTGTGCTCCGGCATCATCGGCAACTGCTACGACGCCTCGCGCGAGGTGGACGCGCTTCTGGACGAGTCCGAGCAGGCGGTCTTCGCCGTGTCCCGGCGCACGGCCAGGCGCGATTTTTCGCCCACGCGCGAGCTGCTGGACAAGGTGTTTGAGAACCTCTCCAAGCTCGCGGATGCGCGCGACGTGGTCACGGGCGTGACCACGGGCTACCGGCGCCTCGACACGCTGACCGCCGGCCTCCAGCCCTCGGACCTCATCATCGTGGCCGCGCGCCCGAGCATGGGCAAGACGGCCTTTGCGCTCTGCATGGCCCTGCACGCGGCCGTGGAGCAGGAGGTGCCCGTGGGCATCTTCTCGCTGGAAATGAGCAAGGAACAGCTCATGCAGCGCATGCTCGCCGTGTGGGGCAAGGTGGATCTCTCCAAGCTCAGGCGCCCCTCGCAGCTCACGGACGATGACTGGCAGCGCCTCTACACCGCGGCGGACGTGGTCTCGCGCGCGCCGGTCTATATCGACGACACGCCGGCCCTCTCCACGCTGGAGCTGCGCGCGCGGGCGCGCCGCCTCAAGGCGGAGAAAGGCCTCGGGCTCGTGGTGGTGGATTACCTCCAGCTCATGCGCACGAGCCGCCGCACCGACTCGCGCGAGCTCGAGATCTCGGACATCTCCCGCTCCCTCAAGGGCCTCGCCAAGGAGCTGGACATCCCGGTGGTGGCGCTCTCGCAGCTCAACCGCAAGGTGGAGGAGCGCGGCGACAAGCGGCCCATGCTCTCCGACCTGCGCGAATCCGGCGCCATCGAGCAGGACGCGGACGTGATCATGTTCGTCTACCGCGAGGACGTGTACAAGTACCAGAAGCCCTCGGAGCGGCCCCCGCAGGGGGTTGCGGAAATCATCATCGGCAAGCAGCGCAACGGGCCGGTGGGCGCGGTGGAGCTCATGTATCTCTCGCCCTACACCTCCTTCGAGACCATGGCGCCCGACTGGGCGCCCGGCCCCTCGGAAAGCCGTGCCTGA
- the rplI gene encoding 50S ribosomal protein L9, which yields MKLILRADVENLGNLGDVVEVKPGYGRNYLLPQGLAMVASPANLKVFEQERNKLQARMDALRAEARGLAARLEALKVVIPMHVGENDKLYGSVTSTIIGDAIAEQGLEVDRRRILMDAPIRTLGEHPVRVRLHADVIAVVPVQVVSDHQPEVTEEELAAAEAEAVAEAVEAVAEAEAGA from the coding sequence ATGAAACTCATTCTTCGCGCCGATGTGGAAAATCTCGGCAATCTTGGCGATGTGGTCGAGGTGAAGCCCGGCTACGGGCGCAACTACCTTTTGCCCCAGGGGCTGGCCATGGTGGCGAGCCCGGCCAACCTCAAGGTCTTCGAGCAGGAGCGCAACAAGCTTCAGGCCCGCATGGACGCCCTGCGCGCCGAGGCGCGCGGCCTCGCCGCCCGCCTCGAGGCCCTCAAGGTGGTCATCCCCATGCACGTGGGCGAGAACGACAAGCTCTACGGCTCGGTGACGAGCACCATCATCGGCGACGCCATCGCCGAACAGGGGCTCGAAGTGGACCGCCGCCGCATTCTCATGGACGCGCCCATCCGCACCCTGGGCGAGCACCCCGTGCGCGTGCGCCTGCACGCCGATGTCATCGCCGTGGTGCCGGTGCAGGTGGTTTCCGACCACCAGCCCGAGGTGACGGAAGAGGAGCTTGCCGCCGCCGAAGCCGAGGCTGTGGCCGAAGCTGTCGAAGCCGTGGCCGAGGCCGAAGCCGGGGCCTAG
- the rpsR gene encoding 30S ribosomal protein S18, whose translation MAFKKKFAPRRKFCRFCADKELPLNYKNPEVLKDFITERGKIIARRITGTCARHQRELTREIKRARQMAMLIYTATHDSGVKKKSNI comes from the coding sequence ATGGCCTTCAAGAAGAAGTTCGCCCCGCGCCGCAAGTTCTGCCGCTTCTGCGCCGACAAGGAACTGCCGCTCAACTACAAGAATCCCGAAGTCCTGAAGGACTTCATCACCGAGCGCGGCAAGATCATCGCCCGCCGCATCACCGGCACCTGCGCCCGCCACCAGCGCGAGCTGACGCGCGAAATCAAGCGCGCCCGCCAGATGGCCATGCTCATCTACACGGCCACGCACGATTCCGGCGTCAAGAAAAAGAGCAACATCTAG
- the rpsF gene encoding 30S ribosomal protein S6 — MRKFETLLLFSPELSAESREGILAALTGIIEREGGKMVEVDQWGMRDLAYPVKKLMRGFYVRLVYEAPAPLVAELERNIRITDGIFKFLTVKLADEAAGEDA, encoded by the coding sequence ATGCGGAAGTTCGAGACCCTCCTCCTGTTCTCGCCGGAGCTTTCGGCCGAGAGCCGCGAGGGCATCCTGGCCGCGCTCACGGGCATCATCGAGCGCGAAGGCGGCAAAATGGTCGAGGTGGACCAGTGGGGCATGCGCGACCTCGCCTATCCCGTGAAGAAGCTCATGCGCGGCTTCTATGTGCGCCTCGTCTACGAGGCCCCGGCGCCGCTCGTGGCCGAGCTGGAGCGCAATATCCGTATCACCGACGGCATCTTCAAGTTCCTCACCGTCAAGCTGGCCGACGAAGCGGCCGGGGAGGATGCGTAA
- a CDS encoding RlmE family RNA methyltransferase, with amino-acid sequence MKEYRDHYFLKAKRENYPARSIYKLRELDARFRLLAPGMRVLDLGAAPGSWSLGAAERVGKRGRVLACDIQETTTAFPPQVVFMVSNAFEPTAAFAAAMAETGPFDLVMSDMAPSTTGTRFTDQARSLELARTAFETARRHLKPGGNFVVKIFMGPDVGELLAPMRRAFRKVTTFKPKSSRAESKETFFTGLGFKGAAPARDAAGAAEPAPGDNAG; translated from the coding sequence ATGAAGGAATACCGCGACCACTACTTTCTCAAGGCCAAGCGCGAGAACTATCCGGCCCGCTCCATCTACAAGCTGCGCGAGCTGGACGCCCGCTTCCGCCTGCTTGCGCCCGGCATGCGCGTGCTCGACCTGGGCGCGGCCCCGGGCTCGTGGTCACTGGGCGCGGCCGAGCGCGTGGGCAAGCGCGGGCGCGTGCTCGCCTGCGATATCCAGGAGACGACCACGGCCTTCCCGCCGCAGGTGGTGTTCATGGTCTCCAACGCCTTTGAGCCCACGGCGGCATTCGCGGCCGCCATGGCGGAGACCGGGCCTTTCGACCTCGTCATGAGCGACATGGCCCCCTCCACCACGGGCACGCGCTTCACGGACCAGGCGCGCTCGCTGGAGCTCGCGCGGACGGCCTTCGAGACGGCGCGGAGGCACCTGAAGCCGGGCGGCAATTTCGTGGTCAAGATCTTCATGGGGCCCGACGTGGGCGAACTGCTCGCGCCCATGCGCCGGGCCTTCCGCAAGGTCACGACCTTCAAGCCCAAGAGCTCGCGCGCCGAGAGCAAGGAAACCTTTTTCACGGGCCTGGGCTTCAAGGGCGCGGCACCTGCGAGGGACGCCGCCGGGGCTGCGGAACCCGCACCAGGCGACAACGCCGGCTAG
- a CDS encoding YebC/PmpR family DNA-binding transcriptional regulator, with protein MSGHSKWANIQHRKGRQDAKRGKVFTKAAKEIIIAAKNGGDPSGNPRLRAAIAAAKAVNLPKDKIEAAIRKGTGEDAGGDIAEAFYEGYGPGGIAIMVEVATDNKNRTVAEVRHLFTKHGGAMGENGSVAWMFERKGVIAVPRADYAEDAIMEVALEAGADDVIDDEDVWTIQTAMADFAAVRDALEAAGVAMESAELAMVPANLVAVNAETGVKLLRLMDALDDNDDVQNVYVNADFPDDMPAD; from the coding sequence ATGTCCGGTCACAGCAAATGGGCCAACATCCAGCACCGCAAGGGGCGCCAGGACGCCAAGCGCGGCAAGGTCTTCACCAAGGCCGCCAAGGAGATCATCATCGCCGCCAAGAACGGTGGCGACCCGTCCGGCAATCCGCGCCTGCGCGCGGCCATCGCGGCGGCCAAGGCCGTCAACCTGCCGAAGGACAAGATCGAGGCCGCCATCCGCAAGGGCACCGGCGAGGACGCGGGCGGCGACATCGCCGAAGCCTTCTACGAAGGGTACGGCCCGGGCGGCATCGCCATCATGGTGGAGGTGGCCACGGACAACAAGAACCGCACCGTGGCGGAGGTACGCCACCTCTTCACCAAGCACGGGGGCGCCATGGGCGAGAACGGCAGCGTGGCCTGGATGTTCGAGCGCAAGGGCGTCATCGCGGTGCCGCGCGCCGATTACGCCGAGGACGCCATCATGGAGGTCGCGCTGGAGGCCGGCGCCGACGATGTCATCGATGACGAGGACGTGTGGACCATCCAGACGGCCATGGCCGACTTCGCGGCCGTGCGCGACGCGCTTGAGGCGGCCGGCGTTGCCATGGAATCCGCGGAGCTCGCCATGGTGCCGGCCAACCTCGTGGCCGTCAACGCCGAGACGGGCGTGAAGCTGCTCAGGCTCATGGACGCGCTGGACGACAATGACGATGTTCAGAACGTCTACGTGAACGCGGACTTCCCGGACGACATGCCGGCGGACTAG
- the ruvC gene encoding crossover junction endodeoxyribonuclease RuvC, which translates to MATITVIGIDPGSQRTGWGVVREVSGVLSLVECGVVRTLGGRGREDAAGGAESGFSRRLARIYHELAAILGRHRPDQAAMEQVFTAKNAASALKLGQARGAAVAACAAAGLDVADYAPTLVKKSLVGTGRAEKEQVAFMVRRLLNVRDEAAAKWPLDASDALAVAICHLGMRRFAALRIQGG; encoded by the coding sequence ATGGCGACCATCACCGTCATCGGCATCGACCCCGGCTCGCAGCGCACGGGCTGGGGCGTGGTGCGCGAGGTTTCGGGCGTGCTCTCGCTCGTGGAGTGCGGCGTGGTGCGCACGCTGGGCGGCCGCGGGCGCGAGGATGCGGCCGGGGGTGCGGAGAGCGGCTTTTCCCGCCGGCTTGCGCGCATCTATCACGAGCTCGCCGCCATCCTCGGGCGCCACAGGCCCGACCAGGCGGCCATGGAGCAGGTCTTCACCGCCAAGAACGCGGCCAGCGCCCTCAAGCTCGGGCAGGCGCGCGGGGCGGCCGTGGCGGCCTGCGCCGCCGCCGGGCTGGATGTGGCCGACTACGCCCCCACCCTTGTCAAGAAATCCCTCGTGGGCACTGGCCGCGCCGAAAAGGAACAGGTGGCCTTCATGGTGCGCCGCCTGCTCAATGTGCGCGACGAGGCAGCCGCCAAATGGCCGCTGGACGCCTCGGACGCGCTGGCCGTGGCCATCTGCCACCTGGGCATGCGCCGTTTCGCCGCGCTCCGGATCCAAGGCGGTTGA
- a CDS encoding HNH/ENDO VII family nuclease, with product MRYKVGIFLIFLIICGENIALSSDNHDFTYIYDDDNKVIMIDSELYEIQNDGSLSKIIFSKDELEPGFGAASAVLNPAIIRSTGQGIFSIVRWLWKHMSKIKFIRKIRQFLFPRNISSIEKNILKNSKIKEVNNKPVAQRDNIIDVAIRCSGKTSCDSMKLGNAPFDKNCKAIQLHHILQEEDGIIMEILFDEHSQNYSDLHNHTNMSEIQRADFDKWRRQYWQKRATQFCLN from the coding sequence ATGCGGTATAAGGTTGGCATATTTCTTATTTTTTTAATTATCTGTGGTGAAAATATAGCATTATCTTCAGATAATCATGATTTTACCTATATTTATGATGATGATAATAAAGTTATTATGATCGATTCAGAATTATACGAGATACAAAATGATGGAAGCCTTTCCAAAATTATTTTTTCAAAAGATGAATTAGAGCCAGGTTTTGGAGCAGCAAGTGCTGTTTTAAATCCAGCAATAATACGTTCTACAGGTCAAGGTATATTTAGTATTGTGAGGTGGCTTTGGAAACATATGAGTAAAATTAAATTTATTAGAAAGATACGTCAATTTCTTTTTCCGAGAAATATTTCATCCATAGAAAAAAATATTTTAAAAAACTCCAAAATTAAAGAAGTGAATAATAAACCTGTAGCGCAACGGGATAATATTATTGATGTTGCTATAAGGTGTTCTGGAAAAACTAGTTGTGACTCAATGAAATTAGGGAATGCTCCTTTTGATAAAAATTGTAAAGCTATTCAACTTCATCATATTTTACAAGAAGAAGATGGGATAATAATGGAAATATTGTTTGATGAACATTCACAAAATTATTCTGATCTCCATAATCACACAAATATGAGCGAAATTCAGAGAGCAGATTTTGATAAATGGCGACGCCAATATTGGCAGAAAAGGGCAACACAGTTCTGTTTGAACTAG
- a CDS encoding SMP-30/gluconolactonase/LRE family protein, protein MPKFLALAALALALVFPQMASAAPVNGPKIPGPKYVYKLKSVIPVAGRQGVACDGKFIYVSGSTALYKYDMDGKLVKENTKPFEGYSIPSNHIGDIDIYNGELYISAENFMDGVGKDIQIAVHDAETLKLKRTFAFEPKSGQEEVSGITVDPVKGTVWMCSWVGEESGRYLYEYDLNGKYLRKVHLQPVPQWVQGVYYVDGALFVTADDGTADDNEPDHIYRVEVSSATNAPVVLEKTLDEAIKQGEIEGLCVDPASGDLLVLMNRGARIVLGMGKGFYPGYDKEISEIYRYSMTPKGAPKRP, encoded by the coding sequence ATGCCCAAATTCCTGGCGCTTGCCGCCCTGGCCCTGGCCCTGGTCTTCCCCCAGATGGCGTCCGCCGCGCCCGTGAACGGCCCCAAGATCCCGGGCCCCAAGTACGTCTACAAGCTGAAAAGCGTCATCCCGGTGGCTGGCCGCCAGGGCGTGGCCTGCGACGGCAAGTTCATCTACGTGAGCGGCAGCACCGCGCTCTACAAGTATGACATGGACGGCAAGCTGGTGAAGGAGAACACCAAGCCTTTCGAGGGCTACTCCATCCCGTCCAACCACATCGGCGACATCGACATCTACAACGGCGAGCTCTACATCAGCGCCGAGAACTTCATGGATGGCGTGGGCAAGGACATCCAGATCGCCGTGCATGACGCGGAAACGCTGAAGCTGAAGCGCACCTTCGCCTTCGAGCCCAAGTCCGGCCAGGAGGAAGTCTCCGGCATCACTGTCGACCCGGTCAAGGGCACGGTGTGGATGTGCTCCTGGGTGGGCGAGGAAAGCGGCCGCTATCTCTATGAATACGACCTCAACGGCAAGTACCTGCGCAAGGTGCATCTCCAGCCTGTGCCGCAGTGGGTGCAGGGCGTCTACTATGTGGACGGCGCGCTCTTCGTGACCGCCGACGACGGCACGGCCGACGACAACGAGCCCGACCACATCTATCGCGTGGAAGTGAGCTCGGCCACCAACGCCCCCGTGGTGCTGGAAAAGACCCTGGACGAGGCCATCAAGCAGGGCGAGATCGAGGGCCTCTGCGTCGACCCGGCCAGCGGCGACCTGCTCGTGCTCATGAACCGCGGCGCGCGCATCGTGCTTGGCATGGGCAAGGGCTTCTATCCCGGCTATGACAAGGAAATCAGCGAGATCTACCGCTATTCCATGACGCCCAAGGGCGCGCCCAAGCGTCCGTAA
- a CDS encoding peptidylprolyl isomerase, whose product MRKNISAARGKWFGRALRAAVAALALALATAFAPAGVQAAQPAADPVVKLETSLGDIVLRLDARKAPITVANFIQYVKSGHYDGTVFHRVIKDFMIQGGGMTPELKEKRTVAPIRNEADNGLRNQKYTIAMARTSDPHSASAQFFINTKNNDFLDFKAKTPQGWGYAVFGKVIQGQNVVDKIEAVTTGRKGHYEDVPVTPVIIKKAEVLE is encoded by the coding sequence ATGCGGAAGAATATCTCCGCCGCCCGCGGGAAATGGTTCGGCCGCGCCCTGCGCGCCGCCGTGGCGGCTCTCGCCCTGGCCCTGGCGACGGCCTTTGCGCCGGCCGGCGTCCAGGCGGCGCAGCCCGCGGCAGACCCGGTGGTCAAGCTGGAGACGAGCCTCGGCGACATCGTGCTCCGGCTCGACGCCCGCAAGGCCCCCATCACGGTGGCCAACTTCATCCAATATGTGAAATCCGGCCACTATGATGGCACGGTCTTCCACCGCGTCATCAAGGATTTCATGATCCAGGGCGGGGGCATGACGCCCGAGCTCAAGGAAAAGCGCACCGTGGCCCCCATCCGCAACGAGGCGGACAATGGCCTGCGCAACCAGAAGTACACTATCGCCATGGCGCGCACGTCCGACCCGCACTCGGCGAGCGCGCAGTTCTTCATCAACACGAAGAACAACGATTTTCTGGATTTCAAGGCCAAGACGCCGCAGGGCTGGGGCTATGCGGTGTTCGGCAAGGTCATCCAGGGGCAGAACGTGGTGGACAAGATCGAGGCCGTGACCACCGGGCGCAAGGGCCATTATGAAGATGTGCCCGTGACGCCGGTGATCATCAAGAAGGCCGAGGTCCTGGAATAA
- the dapA gene encoding 4-hydroxy-tetrahydrodipicolinate synthase, whose protein sequence is MFFSGAMTALVTPFRNNAIDEEGYRAFIENQISEGIHGLVPCGTTGESATLTHEEHERVIEICIEQAAGRVPVLAGAGSNNTQEAIRLARFAQKAGADGALLITPYYNKPTQEGLYLHYKAIAEAVDIPLVPYNVPGRTGCNMLPPVLARLAAEFPHIVGVKEATGDMAQASEVLESCPARFSVMSGDDLTALALLALGGQGVISVTSNLVPGRVAAMCNAFARGDLAGARAIHHELFPLHRAMFMVSNPIPVKTALALMGRMSAEMRLPLCAMSPEDTERLKEVLVAQGLVEAD, encoded by the coding sequence ATGTTTTTTTCCGGCGCGATGACTGCCCTGGTGACGCCGTTCAGGAACAACGCCATTGATGAGGAAGGCTACCGCGCCTTCATTGAAAACCAGATCTCCGAGGGCATCCACGGTCTCGTGCCCTGCGGCACCACGGGCGAATCGGCCACGCTCACCCACGAGGAGCACGAGCGCGTCATCGAGATCTGCATCGAGCAGGCCGCGGGCCGTGTGCCGGTGCTCGCGGGCGCGGGCTCCAACAACACGCAGGAGGCCATCCGCCTCGCGCGTTTCGCGCAGAAGGCGGGGGCGGACGGCGCGCTGCTCATCACGCCCTACTACAATAAGCCCACCCAGGAGGGGCTCTATCTCCATTACAAGGCCATCGCCGAGGCCGTGGACATCCCGCTCGTGCCCTACAATGTGCCGGGCCGCACGGGCTGCAACATGCTGCCGCCGGTGCTGGCGCGGCTCGCCGCGGAGTTCCCGCATATCGTGGGCGTGAAGGAGGCCACGGGCGACATGGCCCAGGCGAGCGAGGTGCTGGAAAGCTGCCCCGCGCGCTTCAGCGTCATGAGCGGCGACGACCTCACGGCCCTGGCGCTCCTGGCGCTCGGCGGCCAGGGGGTCATCTCCGTGACCTCCAACCTCGTGCCCGGGCGCGTGGCCGCCATGTGCAACGCCTTCGCGCGGGGCGACCTCGCGGGCGCGCGCGCCATCCACCACGAGCTCTTCCCGCTGCACCGGGCCATGTTCATGGTGAGCAACCCCATCCCGGTCAAGACGGCGCTCGCGCTCATGGGCCGCATGTCCGCGGAGATGCGGTTGCCGCTCTGCGCCATGAGCCCGGAGGATACCGAGCGCCTGAAGGAGGTGCTGGTCGCGCAGGGGCTCGTCGAGGCTGACTGA